The Gadus macrocephalus chromosome 12, ASM3116895v1 genome segment TTTGGGGTCATTGTGCACGCGCAGTCGCCGTGTTGATTAATAATCCCCCTATACACATGGCCAaatccccctccttctccctctcccgacacacaaacaccaactaGAGGATATCGGTTGTGGATATCGGCCCAATTTTACTCTGACTGATGCCGATATGTTAAAAAATGGGTGTCAAGGTGTACCTGAGCAGGGCACCTGGGTGGCCTCCGGTTACAACAATGCGCTGTATaagatgcagtccatttactcaTCCATGGCAGTACAGTGGTTTAGTAACTCGTGTTTCGCCGCCTCCAGTGTGTTTGTCTCTAAAATCCCTCTGCTCGATCCACAGACCCCTCcaggaggggtcagaggtcgcgcTCCCCGACCAGTCGGAGTCGGAGAGGCAGCAGGCCATGGAGGCCATGTTTGAGGTGGGTCGCAGTGCACACCGGACACTGAGGGTTTGGGGATCTTATAAATGATGTATTAATTAAAGCAGAATAGACAGGAAGTATACATTCATAGAAGATGTATAGCATTAACACAAACGTTCTAATCTATAATGCTAATCAGGACATTAAAAGTTCTCGGGTCATCACTGTTATTTTTGTCTAGCAACGCAAGGGGCAGATCATCTCTTTTGTGATGAAGGAGCTGCACAAGATGGGGAAGTTCATGGGGGTCAACGCGCCGGAGGGCGGCGAGGAGCCCCGCGAAGAGCCCGAAGAAGAGTCCGACAGCGAGGACAGCGACCTGACGCGGGGCGCCAGAGACGAGGTGGTGAAGCTGGCCCTGGGCTTCCTCAGGAACATGAACCAGGACGAGATCGCTGAGAACGTTCACAGCAGTAAGAGTCTTATGTTTCCCCCACCGTCATCTCTAACATGCTGTTCAATATTGTCTACATTTGCTATATTTAATGTTTGAATATTTGTACAGTTGATGATCTTAAAAAGCCAGTAAACTCCCTATTTCAGATGGAATTAGAACCATGACGTAATATGAATGCGTTTCCATTCACCAATGTTGAACCTAACAGAAAAGGGAGATGTATATTTTTACTAATGATGTCTtcttctctgtgtttgtttttccatACAGAAACCCTCGCTGTTTCTTGCCAACGTAATCTCAAATCAAGTCTGAAGGCCAAGTCCCACTCTCTGTTTGCATCCTTTTTTAAACAAAGACATCCCATCATTTACAATCCACTCTACGTGTCAGAGAGCAGTGGGGATCTCAACCACGCACCAGATATCAGAGCCATTGAAGGATTCACCTTGGAATGCTCCGAGATCTTTATACCCTTACCGGGGAAAGATCAACCGATCAGAACAATGTTGACCACGGGAGTCTCTGGCATCGGCAAAACAGTTTTCATACACAAGTTCATCATGGAATGGGCCGACggggcagccaatcagaatgtaCATTTCGTCTTTCCTTTCTCGTTCAAAGAACTTAGTTTGCTCAGAGACAGGAAGTCCAGCCTAGTGGAACTTCTCCATCACTCGTTTTACGTCACGAAAAAAGCTGAGGTGGACAACTTTGACAAGTACAGAGTCGTGTTCATCCTGGACGGTCTGGACGAGTGCCGGTTGTCCCTGGACTTTAAGAACAATGAGATCTGTACCGACGTCAACCAAACGGTCTCGGTAGACGCGGTGCTGACTAACCTCATCCAAGGAAacctgcttccctccgctcGCATCTGGATCACGACCcagccggcggcggcggtgatCAGCCTCATCCCCCCCGAGCACGTGGACATGGTGACCGAGATGAGAGGCTTcaccgacccacagaaggaAGAGTACTTCCGGAGCAGGTTCAAAAAGAAGCGGCTAGCCAGCAAAATGCTCACCATTATCAAGACGTCGCAAAGTCTGTACAACATGTGTTGTGTCCCGTCCTTCTGCTGGATCACCGGCACTGTTCTGGAGCACGCCATCGCAACCGCCCCGAGTTACACCATGCCCAAGAACGTGACTGAAATGTACATCCACTACCTGGCGTCTCACTGCCTGCCGGGTAACGCAAAGAATCACGCTAAGCTTCGGGCAGATCCGAACTGGAATACCAAAATCAGGAAGCTCATTATGGCCTTGGGGAAGCTGGCGTTTGACCAGGTGAACAAAGGCATCATGATCTTCTACGAAGAAGACCTGCAGGAGTTTGGGGTGGATATCAAAGAGGCTCAGATGTACCCCGGAATCTTCAACCACATCTTTAAAGAGGAGCGGGAGCTCTACCACGACGAAGTGTTCACCTTCGGCCACCTGAGCCTCCAGGAGTTCCTGGCCGCCGTCTACGTGTTCGCCGCCTTCATCAACACGGGGGTCAACCTGCTGTCGTTGACCCAGCCCACCATGGTGCGCGGACAGCTCCCCGATGTGCGCCTCATCTACCAGAGCGCCATCGACCAGGCCCTGATGTGcgagaacggacacctggactcGTTCGTGCGCTTCGTGCTGGGCCTCTCGGTGCAGTCCAACCAGACGCTCCTCCGAGGCGTGGTGAAGCAGACCACCTCGATGACCAATCAGAACACCATCCACTACGTCCACAAGAGGATCCGAGAGAACGTGCCTCCGGAGAACATCGTCAAGCTGTTCCACTTCCTGCGGGAGATGAACGAC includes the following:
- the LOC132469786 gene encoding protein NLRC3-like isoform X2, with protein sequence MASNSSSMDPPTLSEDGCPCNNNRPLQEGSEVALPDQSESERQQAMEAMFEELHKMGKFMGVNAPEGGEEPREEPEEESDSEDSDLTRGARDEVVKLALGFLRNMNQDEIAENVHSKTLAVSCQRNLKSSLKAKSHSLFASFFKQRHPIIYNPLYVSESSGDLNHAPDIRAIEGFTLECSEIFIPLPGKDQPIRTMLTTGVSGIGKTVFIHKFIMEWADGAANQNVHFVFPFSFKELSLLRDRKSSLVELLHHSFYVTKKAEVDNFDKYRVVFILDGLDECRLSLDFKNNEICTDVNQTVSVDAVLTNLIQGNLLPSARIWITTQPAAAVISLIPPEHVDMVTEMRGFTDPQKEEYFRSRFKKKRLASKMLTIIKTSQSLYNMCCVPSFCWITGTVLEHAIATAPSYTMPKNVTEMYIHYLASHCLPGNAKNHAKLRADPNWNTKIRKLIMALGKLAFDQVNKGIMIFYEEDLQEFGVDIKEAQMYPGIFNHIFKEERELYHDEVFTFGHLSLQEFLAAVYVFAAFINTGVNLLSLTQPTMVRGQLPDVRLIYQSAIDQALMCENGHLDSFVRFVLGLSVQSNQTLLRGVVKQTTSMTNQNTIHYVHKRIRENVPPENIVKLFHFLREMNDPMLVVEMQQYLRAWLSRETLAPAQWSALIFLILSSEMDLALFDLKKYTASEGTLRRLLPIVKASKISLLNGCNLSEGCCEALSSVLGSISFSLRELDLSANDLQDAGVKLLSPGLRSAHCKLEILRLKSCNLSEASCEVLAAVLSSESCSLKELDLSTNNLRDSGVKLLCAGLESSHCKLETLRLSGCLVTQEGCASLASALSSNPSHLRELDLSYNHPGEVLLQPGAVLLSAGLEDPSWRLHTLGVEHSGEQRLKPGLLKYACELTLEQKSAHRRLCLSADGRGVTLVSERQRCARHADRFDYSRQVLCREGLNGRCYWEVEWTGLVSIGVTYKGITRKGESLECCLGGNEESWSLYCSSDHYTAANNQKGTLVFVPPPPLKAGPGSERVGVFLDWHAGTLSFYRVSSGVRRHVHTFQSRFTERLYPGFGFTPCASGSSVSLCQL
- the LOC132469786 gene encoding protein NLRC3-like isoform X1, giving the protein MASNSSSMDPPTLSEDGCPCNNNRPLQEGSEVALPDQSESERQQAMEAMFEQRKGQIISFVMKELHKMGKFMGVNAPEGGEEPREEPEEESDSEDSDLTRGARDEVVKLALGFLRNMNQDEIAENVHSKTLAVSCQRNLKSSLKAKSHSLFASFFKQRHPIIYNPLYVSESSGDLNHAPDIRAIEGFTLECSEIFIPLPGKDQPIRTMLTTGVSGIGKTVFIHKFIMEWADGAANQNVHFVFPFSFKELSLLRDRKSSLVELLHHSFYVTKKAEVDNFDKYRVVFILDGLDECRLSLDFKNNEICTDVNQTVSVDAVLTNLIQGNLLPSARIWITTQPAAAVISLIPPEHVDMVTEMRGFTDPQKEEYFRSRFKKKRLASKMLTIIKTSQSLYNMCCVPSFCWITGTVLEHAIATAPSYTMPKNVTEMYIHYLASHCLPGNAKNHAKLRADPNWNTKIRKLIMALGKLAFDQVNKGIMIFYEEDLQEFGVDIKEAQMYPGIFNHIFKEERELYHDEVFTFGHLSLQEFLAAVYVFAAFINTGVNLLSLTQPTMVRGQLPDVRLIYQSAIDQALMCENGHLDSFVRFVLGLSVQSNQTLLRGVVKQTTSMTNQNTIHYVHKRIRENVPPENIVKLFHFLREMNDPMLVVEMQQYLRAWLSRETLAPAQWSALIFLILSSEMDLALFDLKKYTASEGTLRRLLPIVKASKISLLNGCNLSEGCCEALSSVLGSISFSLRELDLSANDLQDAGVKLLSPGLRSAHCKLEILRLKSCNLSEASCEVLAAVLSSESCSLKELDLSTNNLRDSGVKLLCAGLESSHCKLETLRLSGCLVTQEGCASLASALSSNPSHLRELDLSYNHPGEVLLQPGAVLLSAGLEDPSWRLHTLGVEHSGEQRLKPGLLKYACELTLEQKSAHRRLCLSADGRGVTLVSERQRCARHADRFDYSRQVLCREGLNGRCYWEVEWTGLVSIGVTYKGITRKGESLECCLGGNEESWSLYCSSDHYTAANNQKGTLVFVPPPPLKAGPGSERVGVFLDWHAGTLSFYRVSSGVRRHVHTFQSRFTERLYPGFGFTPCASGSSVSLCQL